In Planctomycetaceae bacterium, a single window of DNA contains:
- the mfd gene encoding transcription-repair coupling factor — translation MENLKNAHEIISQLNAAQTGVVKIAGTWGSFAPLLALHIHQQTNKPILYISRHLDDADNAVDDIIAFGGKNIETLPGWAGEEIVDATEETSSARARLVLKIVSDKEPRQSPRKGDCNDGGAKQTCRIISTSIQALMEPVPKPEKLLEQGLTLVKGQVVDMDEICQWLADNGFETVERIDMPGQFVRRGGIIDIFAPVSHSTSSGQAAHSNQPIAIRVEFFGDEIESIRTIDLDSQRSATNIDNITITSGNAEETKENQTLFLNILEPDTIIFIEEPSDVQDVADVFIRRVVEPGKFYKWDEICKKLSEFKQVHISRFAQGEDNIELRIKSTQQFEAKGVPGWTGHRQSLQQLAELANDGWNVKLYCETGAEIKRVQEIIAHEIKKLPQKFYLVTGFIHRGFIIDDTKTIIATHHELFGQTIIRRTVRPISTAVSIDSAADLSKGDYVVHINYGIGKFKGIETIEKDGSKKEFLTLQYADNVLIHVPMQNIGFVQKYVGTTGLRPKLSTIGTKKWERQKEKVAQAVNDLASELLDMQARRQSMPGITYGPDTNWQREFEESFPYQPTPDQETVNEYIKTDMQKAVPMDRLLCGDVGYGKTELAMRAAFKAVEAGKQVAVLVPTTVLCVQHERTFTQRFADFPVSVESINRFKTKKEAAETVQRAKRGNVDILIGTHRLLSNDVGFKDLGLLIIDEEQRFGVEHKEKLKKIRVNVDVLTMTATPIPRTLHFAMLGLRDISSLTTPPLDRRAVVTHVKKFDRETIKRAILFELNRQGQIFLVHNRVQTIKKFADEIQQLVPEVRIDIAHGQMHRHELEKAMVKFVLGQTDVLICSAIIESGIDIPNANTIIINDADRFGLAQLHQLRGRVGRFKHKAYAYMLLPQHRPITPVAVKRLKAIEEYSQLGAGFKIALRDLEIRGAGNILGPEQSGHINTIGFELFCKLLSDAVRRLKNEPVEKEPTAVIDLGFSVYIPRSYIQADSQRMNVYRRIAAARNDKDLKMLEDELNDLFGRICPEVQKLLELSEIRILASAAGIRAVTLRGSDVVFSIEKDNPKKAIDIFAKVSGNLRIPDPLTVYIGFDRKYLEPETICAVLRKILRKKV, via the coding sequence TTGGAAAATTTAAAGAATGCTCACGAGATAATCTCGCAGTTAAATGCCGCCCAGACAGGGGTGGTAAAAATTGCCGGGACGTGGGGATCCTTTGCGCCTTTATTAGCCCTGCATATTCATCAGCAAACCAATAAACCTATCCTATACATAAGCAGACATCTCGACGATGCAGATAATGCAGTCGATGATATTATCGCATTTGGCGGCAAAAATATTGAGACTCTGCCGGGCTGGGCGGGCGAGGAAATAGTCGACGCGACAGAGGAAACGTCATCCGCACGAGCAAGATTAGTTTTGAAAATCGTGTCGGATAAAGAACCCCGCCAAAGTCCCCGCAAGGGGGATTGTAATGATGGCGGGGCTAAACAAACTTGTAGGATAATTTCCACATCGATTCAGGCATTGATGGAGCCGGTGCCGAAGCCGGAGAAATTATTAGAGCAGGGGTTAACACTGGTTAAAGGGCAAGTCGTTGATATGGACGAAATTTGCCAGTGGCTTGCGGACAATGGTTTTGAAACTGTCGAGCGAATTGATATGCCGGGGCAGTTTGTGCGGCGAGGCGGCATCATCGATATTTTCGCGCCGGTGTCCCATTCGACAAGCTCAGGGCAGGCTGCGCATTCCAATCAGCCAATCGCGATAAGGGTCGAATTTTTCGGCGATGAAATCGAAAGCATTCGCACAATCGACCTCGACTCGCAGCGTTCGGCGACAAATATTGACAACATCACAATCACATCCGGCAACGCGGAAGAAACTAAAGAAAATCAAACGCTGTTTTTAAATATTCTTGAGCCGGACACGATTATTTTTATCGAAGAGCCGAGCGATGTGCAGGATGTCGCGGATGTTTTTATTCGCAGAGTTGTCGAGCCGGGGAAATTTTATAAGTGGGATGAAATTTGTAAAAAACTTTCCGAGTTCAAACAAGTACACATCAGCAGATTTGCTCAAGGCGAAGATAATATCGAACTGCGGATAAAAAGCACGCAGCAATTTGAAGCCAAAGGTGTGCCGGGGTGGACGGGACACAGGCAGTCTTTGCAGCAGTTGGCAGAACTTGCCAATGACGGATGGAATGTAAAATTATATTGTGAAACCGGCGCGGAAATAAAAAGAGTTCAGGAGATTATTGCGCACGAGATAAAAAAATTACCCCAAAAATTTTATCTTGTAACGGGATTTATTCATCGCGGGTTTATAATCGATGATACGAAAACGATTATCGCGACGCATCACGAGCTTTTCGGGCAGACGATTATTCGGCGGACGGTTCGGCCAATCAGTACTGCGGTTTCTATCGACAGCGCAGCGGATTTGAGCAAAGGCGATTACGTCGTTCATATAAATTACGGAATCGGGAAATTCAAAGGCATTGAGACGATTGAGAAAGACGGAAGCAAAAAAGAATTTCTCACGCTTCAATACGCTGACAATGTTTTGATTCATGTGCCAATGCAGAATATCGGGTTCGTGCAGAAATATGTCGGCACAACCGGACTGCGGCCGAAATTAAGTACAATCGGTACGAAAAAATGGGAACGGCAGAAAGAAAAAGTCGCACAGGCGGTGAACGACCTTGCGAGTGAGCTTTTGGATATGCAGGCGCGGCGGCAAAGTATGCCGGGGATTACTTACGGGCCGGATACGAACTGGCAACGCGAATTTGAAGAATCATTTCCTTATCAGCCGACGCCTGACCAGGAGACGGTGAACGAATATATCAAGACCGATATGCAAAAGGCTGTGCCGATGGACAGGCTGCTTTGCGGCGATGTCGGTTACGGCAAAACGGAGCTTGCGATGAGGGCGGCGTTTAAAGCGGTCGAGGCGGGCAAACAAGTCGCGGTGCTTGTGCCGACGACGGTACTCTGCGTTCAGCACGAGCGCACCTTTACGCAGCGGTTCGCGGATTTTCCGGTTTCTGTCGAATCCATTAATCGATTCAAAACCAAAAAGGAAGCGGCGGAAACTGTTCAGCGGGCAAAGCGCGGCAATGTCGATATTCTAATCGGTACGCACAGGCTTTTGAGCAATGATGTCGGATTTAAAGATTTGGGGCTGCTGATTATCGACGAGGAGCAGAGGTTCGGCGTTGAGCATAAAGAAAAGCTGAAAAAAATTCGCGTCAATGTCGATGTGCTGACTATGACGGCCACGCCGATTCCACGCACGCTGCATTTCGCGATGCTTGGTTTGCGGGATATTAGTTCGCTGACTACTCCGCCATTGGACAGACGCGCGGTTGTTACACACGTCAAAAAATTCGACAGGGAAACAATCAAACGCGCAATACTTTTCGAGTTGAACAGGCAGGGGCAGATTTTTCTTGTGCATAACAGGGTACAGACGATTAAAAAATTCGCCGACGAGATTCAGCAATTAGTGCCGGAGGTGCGAATCGATATTGCGCACGGACAAATGCACAGGCACGAACTTGAAAAGGCGATGGTGAAATTTGTGCTTGGGCAAACTGATGTTTTGATTTGCTCTGCGATTATTGAATCGGGAATTGATATTCCGAATGCCAATACAATTATCATAAACGACGCCGATAGGTTCGGTCTAGCGCAGCTTCATCAGCTTCGCGGAAGAGTGGGGCGGTTCAAGCACAAGGCTTACGCTTATATGCTTTTGCCGCAGCATCGGCCGATTACGCCGGTGGCGGTTAAGAGACTCAAGGCGATTGAGGAATATTCACAGCTTGGGGCGGGATTCAAAATTGCGCTGCGGGATTTGGAAATCCGAGGCGCGGGAAATATTCTGGGGCCGGAGCAGTCTGGGCATATCAATACCATCGGGTTCGAGTTGTTCTGTAAGCTGCTGTCTGATGCGGTACGGAGACTTAAAAATGAGCCTGTGGAAAAAGAGCCGACAGCGGTCATCGATTTGGGATTTTCAGTTTATATTCCGCGAAGTTATATTCAGGCGGATTCGCAGAGGATGAATGTTTATCGGCGAATCGCGGCGGCGCGGAACGATAAAGATTTGAAGATGCTCGAAGATGAACTCAACGACCTGTTCGGACGGATTTGTCCGGAAGTGCAAAAGCTGCTGGAACTGTCGGAAATACGGATTTTGGCTTCGGCGGCGGGAATTCGGGCAGTTACGCTACGCGGAAGCGATGTTGTTTTCTCCATAGAAAAAGACAATCCCAAAAAGGCTATCGATATTTTTGCCAAGGTGTCGGGGAATTTGCGGATTCCAGACCCGCTGACGGTATATATAGGGTTTGACAGGAAATATCTTGAGCCGGAGACGATATGCGCGGTGTTGAGAAAAATACTTCGCAAAAAGGTGTGA
- a CDS encoding 6-phosphofructokinase, translated as MGNIKTIAVMTGGGDCPGLNAVIRAVTKTAINKYGINVWGVEDGFLGLIENRIRPLSYRDVSHILEVGGTILGSNNTTNPTKYPVKNKNGEVVFKDMSAFCYRTLRQKKIDALICIGGDGTMTSAEKLAGRNLSIIGVPKTIDNDLWGTDFTFGFDTAVATATDAIDKLRTTASAHHRIMVVEVMGRYAGWIALYAGVAGGSDVILIPEIPYKLKNVCDFINERNKWGKTYTLITVAEGAKELGGEMVVRRTVAYSPESVRLGGIANKLAGQIEMGLGLEARSVTLGYIQRGGRPTAHDRVLATSFGHAALELVMSGARNRLVVLKNNKISSVPLSQVAGKVRKVPVNSQLIQAAREVNTCFGD; from the coding sequence ATGGGTAACATCAAGACGATAGCGGTAATGACAGGCGGCGGAGATTGTCCGGGACTCAACGCGGTTATCAGGGCGGTAACGAAAACGGCAATCAATAAATATGGTATTAATGTCTGGGGTGTCGAAGACGGCTTTCTCGGCTTGATTGAAAATAGAATCAGGCCGTTGAGCTATAGGGATGTCAGCCATATTCTCGAAGTCGGCGGCACAATCCTCGGCTCGAACAATACGACAAATCCTACGAAGTACCCTGTGAAAAATAAAAATGGCGAAGTTGTATTCAAAGATATGTCGGCGTTTTGCTATCGTACGCTGCGGCAGAAAAAAATCGATGCGTTAATCTGTATAGGCGGCGATGGGACAATGACCAGCGCCGAAAAACTTGCCGGCAGGAATCTTTCGATTATCGGCGTGCCGAAAACAATCGATAATGACCTTTGGGGAACGGATTTTACTTTCGGATTCGATACCGCGGTTGCGACGGCAACAGACGCAATCGATAAATTACGAACTACCGCAAGCGCTCATCATCGGATTATGGTTGTCGAAGTGATGGGCAGATACGCAGGATGGATTGCTCTGTATGCAGGCGTTGCGGGCGGAAGCGATGTGATTTTGATTCCGGAAATTCCGTACAAATTGAAAAATGTCTGCGACTTCATCAATGAACGAAACAAATGGGGCAAGACTTATACTCTTATCACAGTTGCTGAAGGCGCAAAAGAGCTCGGCGGCGAAATGGTAGTTCGCAGAACTGTAGCGTACAGTCCGGAGAGTGTTCGACTTGGCGGAATTGCGAATAAACTGGCGGGGCAAATTGAAATGGGGCTCGGGCTCGAAGCTCGCAGCGTAACGCTTGGTTATATTCAGCGTGGCGGAAGGCCGACGGCTCACGATAGAGTATTAGCGACAAGTTTTGGACACGCGGCTCTGGAATTAGTTATGAGCGGCGCGAGGAATCGACTCGTCGTATTGAAAAATAATAAAATATCGAGTGTTCCACTTTCGCAGGTTGCAGGAAAGGTTCGTAAAGTGCCTGTCAATTCGCAATTGATTCAGGCCGCTCGCGAAGTTAATACGTGCTTCGGAGACTGA
- a CDS encoding M3 family oligoendopeptidase: MELTKAAELDLSKIPLYQPRKFVPANTDFSKAQEVCALYQTLLKFSIDSWEAMEVFISQWSELESAIGEYSSVLYIRMTCQTDDKSRSEAYKHFTQEILPAIKPLDFELKKKLVAAYNSIKPKNDYYFVYIRNMRADVELFRQENVELEKQENLAIQEYQTVCGAMTVEFDGQQLTMPQIGRKLSEQDRAIREKAWRAMMERRKQDAEKLDDIYDKMISLRHNIAINAGFKNFRDFRFKEWYRFDYTPADCFKYHEAVTQTVRPAMENIFKSRREIMKLDTIRPWDFDVHQPADPYGRKALAPYKTAAELVRGIRKMVGRVCPDFDKIIAGMDAAGLLDLVSRKGKAPGGYQSTLHERRTQFIFGNTVGSNGDIYLLLHEGGHAFHSEACKNEKIVMYRNPPIEFCEVASQTMELIGSRYLTEFYSEADAKRAWREQLEGVIYIFAWIANIDAFQHWIYEHPAESKQGRRKAWLEINRRFFGELYDWSGLAEYREMMWHKQSHLFQCPLYYIEYGISLLGAIGIWLQSRKDINLAVNNYHKALSLGGSRPLPELFKAAGLNFDFSVRTVEPLVAAIMEEWEKVKLA; the protein is encoded by the coding sequence ATGGAATTAACGAAAGCCGCTGAACTGGATTTAAGCAAGATACCTCTTTATCAGCCGAGGAAATTCGTGCCGGCCAATACAGATTTTTCCAAAGCACAGGAAGTTTGTGCTTTGTATCAGACGCTTTTAAAATTCTCCATCGATTCATGGGAGGCAATGGAAGTATTCATTTCGCAATGGTCTGAACTTGAAAGCGCAATCGGCGAATACAGTTCAGTGCTTTATATTCGAATGACCTGTCAGACCGACGACAAATCACGAAGCGAAGCATACAAACATTTCACACAGGAAATTCTTCCGGCAATCAAGCCGTTAGATTTCGAATTAAAGAAAAAACTTGTCGCGGCTTACAATTCAATCAAACCGAAGAACGATTATTATTTTGTGTATATCAGGAATATGCGGGCGGATGTCGAACTGTTCCGGCAGGAAAATGTAGAACTCGAAAAGCAGGAAAATCTTGCGATTCAGGAATATCAGACTGTATGCGGAGCGATGACTGTTGAATTTGATGGTCAACAACTGACGATGCCGCAAATCGGGCGGAAACTTTCCGAGCAGGACAGGGCCATTCGCGAAAAAGCGTGGCGGGCAATGATGGAACGGCGCAAGCAGGACGCTGAAAAGCTCGACGATATTTATGATAAAATGATTTCGCTGCGGCACAATATCGCAATCAACGCGGGATTCAAAAATTTCCGCGATTTTAGATTTAAGGAATGGTATCGATTTGATTATACGCCGGCGGATTGTTTCAAATATCATGAAGCGGTAACGCAGACGGTACGACCTGCGATGGAAAATATTTTTAAATCGCGGCGCGAAATTATGAAGCTTGATACGATTCGGCCGTGGGATTTCGATGTGCATCAGCCGGCAGACCCTTATGGCAGAAAGGCGCTGGCTCCTTACAAAACTGCGGCAGAACTTGTTCGCGGCATACGCAAAATGGTTGGGCGGGTTTGTCCAGATTTTGATAAGATAATCGCTGGAATGGATGCAGCGGGACTGCTGGATTTGGTCAGCAGAAAAGGCAAAGCGCCGGGCGGTTATCAATCGACACTACACGAGCGGCGAACGCAATTTATTTTCGGAAATACTGTCGGAAGCAACGGCGATATTTATCTGCTGCTGCACGAGGGCGGGCACGCTTTTCATTCCGAGGCGTGCAAGAATGAAAAAATTGTGATGTACAGGAATCCGCCGATTGAATTCTGTGAGGTGGCTTCGCAGACGATGGAACTGATAGGCAGCAGATACCTGACGGAATTTTACAGCGAAGCGGATGCCAAACGGGCATGGCGCGAACAGTTGGAAGGTGTTATTTATATTTTTGCCTGGATCGCGAACATCGACGCATTTCAGCACTGGATATATGAACATCCTGCGGAGAGCAAACAGGGACGGAGAAAAGCGTGGCTGGAAATTAACAGGCGATTCTTTGGCGAGCTGTACGACTGGTCGGGGCTGGCCGAATATCGTGAAATGATGTGGCACAAGCAATCGCACTTGTTTCAGTGTCCGTTATATTATATAGAATATGGGATTTCACTGCTTGGCGCGATAGGGATTTGGCTGCAATCACGAAAAGATATAAATCTGGCGGTTAATAATTATCACAAGGCTCTGTCGCTGGGCGGGTCAAGGCCGCTGCCGGAATTGTTCAAAGCAGCGGGGTTGAATTTTGATTTTTCAGTGCGGACGGTTGAACCGCTGGTTGCGGCGATAATGGAAGAATGGGAAAAAGTAAAATTGGCATAG
- the tkt gene encoding transketolase, whose translation MQNKVNPGLNELDELCVQTIRFLSMDGVQKAKSGHPGMPMGMAPAAYTLWTKYMKHNPTNPKWLGRDRFVLSAGHGSMLLYSMLYLTGYDLSLEDLKNFRQFGSKTPGHPEYGHTAGVEATTGPLGQGISNGVGMAIAQKYLAAYFNKENYNLFDYNIYVVAGDGCLQEGVSSEACSLAGHLGLNKLIVIYDDNHISIDGNTSLSFSEDRAKRFEAYNWYVQVVGGDGNDMLSFEKALENAQAEKNRPCIINLRTHIGFGSPHFQDTHTAHGAPLGDDEIKLIKKNFGWDTEKTFHVPAEALAHMQKEKTKGAELEKKWNEMFKKYSQQYPDLAKLIENPYPEITNLPTFGAEPMATRSASGKTLDALMPNMSLILGGSADLTPSNNTKFKGAEDFQKDKPAGRYIRYGVREHAMAAIMNGIATSDLLRAYGGTFFCFFDYMKPSVRVAAMSGYKSIFVFTHDTIGLGEDGPTHQPVEHIAALRAIPNMLVLRPADANETAYCWKIALEHNGPSALLLTRQNLPTLDRTKYPAASSIAKGGYAVVKQDKPDVILIGVGSELEIAMNAAEKLAAENIKAQVVNIVSWELFEKQDKAYKDSVLPPSVKARVAVEAGIKMGWERYIGDCGEFIGMTGFGISAPYKICYEKFGITPDATVAAAKKSIAAAKR comes from the coding sequence ATGCAGAATAAGGTAAATCCAGGTTTAAATGAGTTAGATGAACTTTGCGTTCAAACGATAAGATTCCTTTCAATGGACGGTGTTCAAAAAGCCAAGTCCGGCCATCCGGGTATGCCGATGGGTATGGCTCCGGCAGCATATACGCTGTGGACGAAATATATGAAGCACAATCCGACTAATCCGAAATGGCTCGGCAGAGACAGGTTCGTCTTGAGCGCAGGGCATGGAAGTATGCTTCTGTATTCTATGCTCTATTTGACCGGATATGATTTAAGTCTTGAGGATTTGAAAAACTTCAGGCAGTTCGGCAGCAAAACGCCGGGGCATCCGGAATATGGTCATACAGCAGGTGTTGAAGCGACGACAGGGCCATTAGGTCAGGGTATCAGTAACGGTGTTGGTATGGCAATCGCTCAGAAATATCTGGCTGCGTATTTCAATAAAGAAAATTATAATCTGTTCGATTACAATATTTACGTTGTCGCAGGCGACGGATGTTTGCAGGAAGGCGTTTCGTCCGAAGCTTGTTCACTTGCGGGACATCTTGGCTTAAATAAACTCATCGTTATATATGATGATAACCACATTTCAATCGATGGCAACACAAGTCTTTCGTTCAGTGAAGACAGAGCGAAAAGATTCGAAGCATATAACTGGTATGTTCAGGTTGTTGGCGGAGATGGCAATGATATGCTTTCATTTGAGAAAGCTCTCGAAAACGCACAGGCGGAAAAGAACAGGCCGTGCATTATCAATCTTCGCACACACATCGGTTTCGGCAGTCCACATTTTCAGGATACGCACACTGCACACGGCGCACCGCTGGGCGATGATGAAATTAAACTGATAAAGAAAAATTTCGGATGGGATACTGAAAAGACATTCCACGTTCCGGCTGAAGCTCTTGCTCATATGCAGAAAGAAAAAACAAAAGGCGCAGAGCTTGAGAAGAAATGGAACGAGATGTTCAAGAAGTATTCACAGCAGTATCCTGACCTTGCGAAACTGATTGAAAATCCGTATCCGGAAATTACGAATCTGCCGACGTTCGGCGCAGAGCCAATGGCGACAAGGTCGGCATCAGGGAAAACGCTCGATGCGCTTATGCCGAATATGTCGCTGATTCTGGGCGGTTCAGCAGATTTGACACCTTCGAATAATACGAAATTCAAAGGCGCTGAAGACTTCCAGAAAGATAAACCAGCAGGCCGATATATTCGCTACGGAGTTCGTGAGCACGCGATGGCGGCAATTATGAACGGTATCGCAACGAGCGATCTACTTCGCGCTTACGGCGGAACGTTCTTCTGCTTCTTTGATTATATGAAACCATCTGTTCGCGTTGCGGCGATGAGCGGTTATAAATCAATATTTGTTTTCACGCACGATACAATCGGTCTTGGCGAAGATGGGCCGACACATCAGCCTGTAGAACATATCGCTGCTCTTCGCGCAATCCCGAATATGCTTGTGCTGCGTCCCGCTGACGCGAACGAAACAGCATATTGCTGGAAAATCGCACTCGAACATAACGGGCCTTCCGCTCTGCTGCTGACAAGACAGAATCTGCCGACTCTCGACAGAACAAAATATCCGGCGGCATCGAGCATCGCAAAGGGCGGCTATGCTGTTGTAAAACAGGATAAGCCTGATGTCATCCTTATCGGCGTTGGTTCGGAACTTGAAATCGCGATGAATGCCGCGGAGAAACTCGCCGCTGAAAATATTAAGGCGCAAGTTGTGAATATCGTGAGCTGGGAACTGTTCGAAAAGCAGGACAAGGCATACAAAGATTCAGTTCTTCCGCCGAGCGTTAAGGCGAGAGTCGCGGTTGAAGCCGGTATTAAAATGGGCTGGGAAAGATACATCGGCGATTGCGGCGAATTTATCGGTATGACCGGATTCGGCATTTCGGCACCATATAAGATATGCTACGAAAAATTCGGCATTACGCCTGATGCGACAGTTGCGGCGGCGAAAAAGTCAATCGCAGCGGCGAAACGATAA
- a CDS encoding response regulator translates to MYQISKKSSNIITIVTIVLGLGGMFVLWMFTNGAKNPNVDLSVLIVLFVCLISIGLTIFQIVSGHIKSQFTQFKGYISNLSSELETSQIQADQINRQLQLSVKYANSMSQQAADANKAKGEFLAGMSHHIRTPMNAIIGFSEILVEDDLTPVQQNQVKIIRDSSKALLRLINDLFDFSKIESGRLEVDNNAIVNIDNALSSIDSIMRQAANEKGLLFEIVRSSDFISDDACINVDASRFKQCLMNLVGNAIKFTRKGFVRISVLNHHENNKHFIRFNIEDSGIGVATENLTRIFEPFSQIEKSDGLINHQFSSTGLGLAVTHHIAEKLGGKLTVTSVYGKGSTFSLFVPAAQTESTAAEQQNKQDSANSANAKPASDNTKLTGNILVAEDSPTNQTLIELILKKAGLKAKIVDNGYEAVQCVETQKFDAILMDIQMPVMNGYEATKLIKAKHPEIPVLALTACAMKGDDDKCFAAGCDDYLTKPVDRKKLLAALTKHISAKLKQSEQTDNTTNTQGTRMNLAETNVQTSECEVDWSLLMERIGDEELVDEIIPVFIKDNEGRVQLLAEAVRKQDSPEVKFYAHSIKGACGTVGSPILFELGKQLENAARLEEKDKYTALYQQIQTHFDKLLAFLRRSDWKQIAKQAASAANSKS, encoded by the coding sequence ATGTACCAAATATCAAAAAAGTCTTCGAACATCATTACGATAGTTACTATCGTATTGGGGTTGGGCGGTATGTTTGTTCTGTGGATGTTTACAAACGGAGCAAAGAACCCGAACGTTGACTTATCTGTCCTGATAGTTTTATTCGTATGCCTCATTTCTATCGGCCTTACGATATTCCAGATTGTATCCGGCCATATTAAATCGCAGTTCACACAATTTAAGGGTTACATTTCAAATTTAAGTTCCGAGCTTGAGACTTCGCAGATTCAGGCCGACCAGATTAACCGACAGCTCCAGCTTTCGGTAAAATACGCAAACTCAATGTCGCAGCAGGCCGCCGATGCCAACAAAGCCAAAGGCGAGTTCCTTGCCGGCATGAGCCATCATATCCGAACGCCGATGAATGCGATTATCGGTTTCAGCGAAATTCTGGTCGAGGACGATTTAACGCCGGTTCAGCAAAATCAGGTCAAAATCATTCGAGACAGCAGCAAAGCGCTGCTTCGCCTCATTAACGACCTGTTTGATTTCTCAAAAATCGAATCAGGCAGACTTGAAGTTGATAACAACGCCATTGTAAACATTGACAATGCGCTTTCGTCAATCGACTCTATTATGCGTCAGGCCGCCAATGAAAAAGGCCTGCTCTTTGAAATCGTCCGTTCGTCGGACTTTATAAGCGATGACGCATGTATAAACGTTGATGCTTCAAGATTCAAACAATGCCTTATGAACCTCGTCGGCAACGCCATTAAATTCACACGTAAGGGGTTTGTCAGAATCAGCGTTCTGAATCACCATGAAAACAATAAACATTTCATCAGGTTTAACATTGAAGACAGCGGAATTGGAGTAGCGACGGAAAACCTGACTCGCATATTCGAGCCGTTCTCACAAATTGAAAAATCTGACGGCCTGATTAACCATCAGTTTTCAAGCACTGGCCTCGGCCTTGCGGTAACGCACCACATCGCTGAAAAGCTCGGCGGCAAACTGACTGTAACAAGCGTTTACGGCAAAGGTTCTACGTTTTCATTATTTGTGCCTGCTGCACAGACAGAAAGCACCGCTGCCGAACAGCAAAATAAGCAAGATTCTGCAAACTCGGCCAATGCAAAGCCCGCTTCTGACAATACAAAGCTGACCGGAAATATTCTTGTCGCAGAGGACAGCCCGACAAATCAGACGCTCATTGAGCTTATTCTGAAAAAGGCAGGCCTGAAAGCCAAAATCGTTGACAACGGTTATGAAGCAGTGCAGTGCGTAGAGACTCAAAAGTTCGACGCGATTCTTATGGACATTCAAATGCCCGTCATGAACGGCTACGAAGCGACGAAGCTTATTAAAGCAAAGCATCCGGAAATACCGGTTCTCGCTCTGACTGCCTGCGCAATGAAAGGCGATGATGATAAATGTTTTGCTGCCGGCTGTGATGATTACCTCACAAAACCGGTTGACAGAAAGAAGCTTCTTGCTGCTTTAACCAAACATATCTCTGCCAAACTCAAGCAGAGCGAGCAAACAGATAACACTACTAATACACAGGGAACAAGAATGAATTTAGCTGAAACAAACGTACAAACAAGTGAATGTGAGGTTGATTGGTCGCTTCTTATGGAACGAATTGGAGATGAGGAGCTGGTCGATGAAATCATACCGGTCTTTATCAAGGACAACGAGGGAAGAGTACAACTGCTCGCCGAGGCTGTGAGGAAACAGGATTCACCAGAAGTCAAATTTTACGCTCACTCAATAAAAGGCGCCTGCGGAACAGTCGGTTCCCCAATACTATTCGAACTGGGCAAACAGCTCGAAAACGCCGCACGGCTCGAAGAAAAGGACAAATACACTGCTCTTTACCAGCAGATTCAGACTCATTTTGACAAATTGCTGGCCTTTTTGAGACGCAGCGACTGGAAGCAGATTGCCAAACAAGCCGCTTCGGCCGCAAATTCCAAGTCCTAA
- a CDS encoding HAD-IA family hydrolase, which translates to MAEFKIKAVLFDLGDTLLNYGKIDPHEPFFKAAAKTWQWLKEQGQVTGFQWLYTVRSLLAIHSRIVWSHFTGHDFDSMQVMKNLGKSMGHQLTDQQYEDLVWLWYEPLADMVTIEHDIHQTLTTLRSRGLKLAIVSNTFVSAAVLNKHLCRLDMFKFFDFIYYSYLFNKRKPNPEMFLAAAKQLNLPPNEIIYVGDRIDNDVKGSIGAGMIPVLKRTRANRHQTPPPGVTTISAISELPGVIEKINITA; encoded by the coding sequence TTGGCGGAATTCAAAATCAAAGCGGTTCTCTTCGACCTGGGCGATACACTTCTCAACTACGGGAAAATCGACCCGCACGAGCCGTTTTTCAAAGCCGCCGCCAAAACCTGGCAATGGCTCAAGGAACAGGGACAGGTTACTGGCTTCCAGTGGTTATATACAGTTCGAAGTCTGCTGGCTATTCATTCAAGAATTGTATGGTCGCACTTCACCGGCCATGATTTCGATTCTATGCAGGTCATGAAGAACCTCGGCAAAAGTATGGGACACCAGCTCACCGACCAGCAGTACGAAGACCTCGTCTGGTTATGGTACGAACCGCTGGCCGACATGGTTACAATCGAGCACGACATCCATCAAACGCTGACAACACTTCGCAGCAGAGGTTTAAAATTGGCGATAGTATCAAACACTTTCGTTTCCGCTGCGGTTTTGAACAAGCATCTTTGCCGGCTTGATATGTTCAAGTTTTTCGATTTCATTTATTATTCGTATCTGTTTAATAAACGAAAGCCGAATCCTGAAATGTTTCTGGCGGCCGCAAAGCAGTTGAATCTTCCGCCGAACGAAATTATTTATGTCGGCGATAGGATTGATAATGATGTTAAGGGAAGCATTGGTGCAGGAATGATTCCGGTACTCAAACGCACACGCGCTAACAGACATCAAACTCCCCCGCCCGGCGTTACAACAATCTCCGCAATATCAGAATTGCCCGGCGTTATCGAAAAAATCAACATCACCGCATAA